One region of Macadamia integrifolia cultivar HAES 741 chromosome 11, SCU_Mint_v3, whole genome shotgun sequence genomic DNA includes:
- the LOC122093312 gene encoding ylmG homolog protein 1-2, chloroplastic-like: MASLMATEALLGNPNPNYSFPPRPKLAYRPTTLSFSPHRSPKPIGSTLQRIKPYNLLRVYASSSALVTTTEPSTESKPTSTLLSDSTRTVTTVVAVAFSLSKLFTDMIKGISFKIKRICRSPTPEELATIQSLQGNLVCTVGPLFFAALRDRPSGYLNTPLTVVAAGMAKWLDIYSGVLMVRVLLSWFPNIPWDRQPLSAIRDLCDPYLNLFRNIIPPVFDTLDVSPLLAFAVLGTLGSILNNSRGSY; this comes from the coding sequence ATGGCTTCACTCATGGCCACAGAAGCTCTCCTtggaaacccaaaccctaactaTAGTTTTCCTCCTCGGCCGAAACTAGCATACCGTCCAACCACCCTAAGTTTCTCTCCTCATCGTTCCCCGAAACCGATCGGTTCAACACTCCAGAGAATTAAACCCTATAATCTGCTCAGGGTTTATGCCTCTTCCTCTGCTCTTGTAACTACTACCGAGCCATCAACAGAATCAAAACCTACTTCGACTCTTCTATCCGATTCAACACGCACAGTCACGACCGTTGTTGCAGTCGCTTTCTCTTTATCGAAATTATTTACTGATATGATTAAGGGGATTTCATTCAAAATTAAGAGAATCTGCAGGAGTCCCACACCGGAAGAGCTGGCGACGATTCAAAGCCTTCAAGGAAATCTGGTTTGTACGGTGGGACCGTTGTTCTTTGCCGCTCTCCGTGACCGTCCGAGTGGTTATTTGAACACTCCGTTGACAGTAGTTGCCGCAGGCATGGCGAAATGGCTCGATATCTATAGTGGAGTATTGATGGTGAGGGTGTTGCTTAGTTGGTTCCCTAACATTCCATGGGATCGCCAGCCTTTATCTGCAATTCGAGATTTGTGTGATCCTTACTTGAATCTCTTCCGCAATATCATTCCGCCGGTATTTGACACCTTAGATGTCAGTCCGCTTCTAGCTTTTGCCGTTTTGGGAACACTTGGTTCAATATTGAACAACAGCCGGGGATCGTATTGA